The DNA sequence AATACAAAATAAGAAAAACCTGGGGGCACTCGGTTTATAAAGATGCGCTGAGGTTAGCCCTGGACGCTAAGGTAAAGAAATTTGGCTTGTTTCACCATAACCAGGAAAGAACAGACGCCAGCATAGAAGAAATGATCCAAAACTGCCGCCAGGTGATCGGGGATCAAAAGGCCGATCTGGAATGCTTTGGGGTTTATGAAGGGATGGAAATCCAGTTGTAGAAATTCTTTAGCCACAGAGAACACAGAGGGCACAGAGAAAAAACGGTAAATTATTCCAATTAAAAATAAAAAATTTACAATTTAGGCCTTGGGCCTTGATATTTTTACCTCGGTGTTCTCTGTACTACTAACGTTCAATTTCTGAAAATTTTATTAAGCTTTTTTCAATTCTATCTATGTTTATCCGTGGTTATCTGTATCCTAAATTGTCTTTTTTAAATGACCTTTCTTTATCTATATATCTCTGTGATCTCTGTGACCTCTGTGGCTAATGTTTTTTTGGTTGCGGCTATGCCGCGCTGTGACCTCTGTGGTCAAAATCGTTTTTATGGACATTGTTCTTGAAGCCCTTGACCTTGCTTTCAGCCTTGACGGAAGGCAAATCTTCCAGAACCTGAACTTTCGCTTACGGCGGAGCGAAATTTATGTGGTTCTGGGGGCGAGCGGCAGCGGAAAGTCAGTCCTTTTGAAACTTTGCAGCGGACTTTTTTCCCCAGCCAATGGGAGGGTGGAGATCGAAGGAATCAACCTGGCTACCGCCTCTAAAAAAGTCTCCCAAGCCATGCGGATGAAGATGGGCTTTGTTTTTCAGGAAGCCGCGCTAATCAGTAATATGTCGATCTACGATAACGTGGCGCTGCCTTTACGGTACCATACCGGATTAAAGGAGGCTGAAGTACAAGCCCGGGTTGCTGAAAAAATGAACCTTTTCGAAGTGGACCGGCAATATGACCGCTCCATCCCTGCCCAGTTGAGCCTGGGAATGCGAAAGCGAGCGGCTTTGGCCAGGGCCCTGGTCCTGGAACCCGAACTTCTTTTTCTGGACGAACCGGGTACAGGCTTAGGGGGAGAAGCCGAATATCTGGTCTTCAAAGTTTTAAAGGAGTATCATAGGCAAACCCGGGCAAGCTTTTTGATGGTCACAAGCGAAGGGCATTCTGCTTTTACCATTGCTGACCGTATCGGCCTCCTGGAAAACGGGCGTATTGTAGCCGAGGGCCCAGCCCAGGAGATACAGGAGCGGTTGGCTAAGGTGAAACAGCCGGGGTCTTAGTCCGCATGAATTGAGGAGAAGGTGCCATGCAGATGTATTTTCGCATCAAACATTTCGATCGCTACGTGGGAATCTTTGTGATCCTCGCCCTGGCCCTGATCGTCGTAAAGCTGGTCTTCATCGCCCGGGGGCAGAAGTGGTTCGAGAAACGTTACTACTACTCGGTGGTATTCAATAAGGTCCCCGGCCTGAAGCCGGGTACGGGAGTGACCATTTCCGGCATGGAAGTAGGCAATATAAAATCGCTTCGCCTGAATCCCCAGAGTAAGGTAGAATTGACCCTGGAGATTCTGGAGACCTACAAGGACAACATCCGCCAAGATTCCCAGGCGACGATTGTCAGCACTCTCCTTGGCGCTAAAACGATCGAGGTCACCATGGGCTCACCGGACCAGCCGCCTCTTCCGGTAGGAGGAACTCTCGTTTCCCTGGAGCCCAAGGAACTGACCGATATCCTGAAAGAGGTCGATGTTAAGACTCCCCTCAAGAAGCTGGACGAAGCCCTGGAAAACCTGAGGTCCGTAACAGGAAAACTCAATAACCCGCAGGGAAAACTTTTCACTCTACTGACCAATGTGGAATTTATCACCGCTCAGCTGAAAAACGGCCAGGGAAGCATGGGGGCTATTCTCCAGGACAAGAAGATGCATGGAGAGATTACGGCGGCCATCGACTCCATCCGCCGTTCTGCGGCCCACGTAGAGGAGGCAACGCAGAATGCTTCCCAATTCTCCAGAGACCTGCCGAGGGTGATGGCCGAAATTGACCGAACCTTAAAGGAGATTCCCACGGTTTTAGACGATATAAAAAGGGCCGCTGCCGACCTGCCCCAAGTCACGAAAGATGTACTGAAAGCCACAGGAGAGGCGCCGGCGATCACAGAAAATGTGAAGGATATTACCAAAGACATGAAGGCCATCACGGGGAGTGTGAAGAAGGCTGCCCCGGAGATTCCCGATTTGCTGGCTTCAACCCACGAAAGTGTGGAGGAAGCGGAAAAATTAATCCAGGGGCTACAGAATCACTGGCTGCTCAGGGGCTCGATGCCCAAAACCCGGAGCGACACGCCGTTAGAGATCGGCCAGCGGGAGAGCCCGTATGAAAAGAAGGGGGAAAATTCTCGATGAGCGGAGCCCAGGACCTTTCTTTTTACCTTGCTTTTGCCGCCGGAGTTTTATCCTTTCTCTCTCCCTGTGTTTTGCCTTTGGTGCCTTCCTACGTGGCTTTCCTCACCGGCCTTTCCTTCGAAGAACTCACCTATGAACATCCGAAGCAGAAAATGCGCCGGATTATCCTTAGCCATTCTTTGCTTTTCATCTTAGGGTTCAGCGTACTTTTCACCATCCTGGGAGCTTCGGCTACGCTCATCGGCCAATTCCTGGCAGCCCACCGAGACACCATCCGCATCGTGGGTGGAATTTTAGTCATCCTCTTCGGCCTTTTCATCAGTGGGGTTTTCTCTTGGGCTTTTTTGCAACAGGAGAAGAAATTGCACCTCCGCGCCAAACCTTTGGGGTACCTGGGTTCCTTCTTAGTTGGCGTGACCTTCGCTGCTGGCTGGACCCCCTGTGTCGGCCCGATCCTCTCCTCCATCCTGCTTTATGCCAGCACGGTCGAGGACATGCGCTCGGGGATTTTACTCCTGATTTTCTATTCTTTAGGGTTAGGGCTTCCCTTTTTCGCCTGTTCTTTGGCCCTGAATTCCTTCCTGAGCGTCTTCCAGAAAGCCCGTAGATACCTTGGAGTATTCAACAAGGTGGGTGGAGTCCTCTTGGTCATTGTGGGTATCCTCTTGCTGACCAATTCTTTCGAATTCCTAAACGAAGTCCTGGGTCGATGGCTCCCAGCGCTGACGTTGAAGTGAGCCGCATTCCGGCCGCAAAGCGATCGAAAGGATGAAGGCGCCTGGAAAGAAGCGATGGCCATGATTTCGGAGATGGATAAAAACTCTCCCTTCCATCCTGTTGTTGCTTTTGTCGAAAAACGAGATCCCCTTTTCCGCATCCATGGCCTGAAGGGCTCCTCGGCGGCCTACGTTCTCTCCCAGATCGCCCGCCAGGTCCAGTATCCCCTTGTTGTCGTTACCGCTGACGAGGAGCAAGCAGAGCGTTTCTTCCAAGAACTTCTCTTTTTCGTCGGACCCGGCCAGGAGGTCATCCATTATCCGAGCTGGGACCTGAAACCTTTCGAAAAAATCTCACCGCCGTCCGAGGTCATGGGGCAACGATGGACCGTAAGAAATCGTCTCCTGGCCGATCCTTGCCCAAGAGTCATTGTCGCTTCTCTGGCCGCAGTGCTATCCCGAGTTCCTCCACGGGAAGTTCTCCGCCGTTTCTCTTTTTCGTTATTGCCCGAACAGGAATTTATGCGAGAAGAATTGATTACCCGGCTGGAAGGGATGGGCTATTCCCGCGCCAGTTTGGTCTCGGAAATGGGGGAATTTGCCGTACGGGGACATCTGGTGGATGTCTTTTCCCCTTCTGCCTTGTCACCCCTGCGGGTGGAATTCTCAGGGGATAACGTAGAATCGATTCGGGCCTTTGACCCGGACAGCCAGCGTTCTTCGGAAGCCTTGGAGCGGGCCCAGATCCTGCCGGTTAAAGAGGTTTTGTTTTTCCAAGAATTCATCGACCAGGCAGTTGGAAAGCTCACCGCTGCCCTGGCCGACAGCCCGGCTTTACAGGAATCCGCCAAAGAGCTTCGGGAAAAGATCCAACAAGGTATTCCCTTTCCAGCCGTGGAATCTTACCAGCCTCTTTTTTATCCTGCGCTGGAGACTTTCTTCGATTATCTCCCTCCTCAAGCGGTAATTTTTCTTGAAGAACCACCTGAACTGGAGAAAGAATTGGCTCGTTTCTGGGAAGAGGGCCAGGAATATTGGCAACATGCTTTGGCCCGGGGAGAGTTCTGGCCGAAACCGGCAGAACTTTTCCTGCCCGCGGAAGAGTTTGCAGATCTGAGCAGAGCATTCTCTCGGGTAGCTTTTCAAGGTTTGGAGGTAGGGGAGAAAGAACAGGCCACGGCGGTTTTACGCCTGGAAACAGAAGCGAATGAACGTTTACGGTCCGAGCTCCTTGCTTCCAAATCCGAAGAGGGGATCTTGCAGTTGCTGGCCCAACGCATTCGTTCCGGGGCAGAAAAAGGGGTTATCACCCTTCTTACCTGTTCCGGTATGCGCTCCGCCCAGCGACTGGAGGAAATGCTCACCAGGCATGCTCTAAGCGTACAGACCCTGAGAAAACCCTTCTCCTCCTGGACTCCTGCCGATTCTGCAGGATGGAATGTCACCCTATT is a window from the Deltaproteobacteria bacterium genome containing:
- a CDS encoding MBL fold metallo-hydrolase, which gives rise to YKIRKTWGHSVYKDALRLALDAKVKKFGLFHHNQERTDASIEEMIQNCRQVIGDQKADLECFGVYEGMEIQL
- a CDS encoding ATP-binding cassette domain-containing protein, whose protein sequence is MVKIVFMDIVLEALDLAFSLDGRQIFQNLNFRLRRSEIYVVLGASGSGKSVLLKLCSGLFSPANGRVEIEGINLATASKKVSQAMRMKMGFVFQEAALISNMSIYDNVALPLRYHTGLKEAEVQARVAEKMNLFEVDRQYDRSIPAQLSLGMRKRAALARALVLEPELLFLDEPGTGLGGEAEYLVFKVLKEYHRQTRASFLMVTSEGHSAFTIADRIGLLENGRIVAEGPAQEIQERLAKVKQPGS
- a CDS encoding MlaD family protein — its product is MQMYFRIKHFDRYVGIFVILALALIVVKLVFIARGQKWFEKRYYYSVVFNKVPGLKPGTGVTISGMEVGNIKSLRLNPQSKVELTLEILETYKDNIRQDSQATIVSTLLGAKTIEVTMGSPDQPPLPVGGTLVSLEPKELTDILKEVDVKTPLKKLDEALENLRSVTGKLNNPQGKLFTLLTNVEFITAQLKNGQGSMGAILQDKKMHGEITAAIDSIRRSAAHVEEATQNASQFSRDLPRVMAEIDRTLKEIPTVLDDIKRAAADLPQVTKDVLKATGEAPAITENVKDITKDMKAITGSVKKAAPEIPDLLASTHESVEEAEKLIQGLQNHWLLRGSMPKTRSDTPLEIGQRESPYEKKGENSR
- a CDS encoding cytochrome c biogenesis protein CcdA, whose product is MSGAQDLSFYLAFAAGVLSFLSPCVLPLVPSYVAFLTGLSFEELTYEHPKQKMRRIILSHSLLFILGFSVLFTILGASATLIGQFLAAHRDTIRIVGGILVILFGLFISGVFSWAFLQQEKKLHLRAKPLGYLGSFLVGVTFAAGWTPCVGPILSSILLYASTVEDMRSGILLLIFYSLGLGLPFFACSLALNSFLSVFQKARRYLGVFNKVGGVLLVIVGILLLTNSFEFLNEVLGRWLPALTLK